From Rhopalosiphum padi isolate XX-2018 chromosome 2, ASM2088224v1, whole genome shotgun sequence:
attttattcatttatgaaCACAATATGTCTCCTAGATTTTTCTTTGTTCATTTGCctggttaataatttaaatcaataataattaataatacatacttcaTTTATAAGTTGGTGTTGTTTTACCATACTCATTCCCTTGAATTCTGTTGTGGaaataaatacttcaaaaattGCACCACAACcaccttaaaatattttgaaataagttaataaaaaaaaaataacaacaatttaagtaaaatttaaataaaaaatataaatcattgaaatccaataattgtattaatctttttttagtgttttagtttttagtgatttcatcaataaataataatcatattaaaaataaagacattttGTCTGGagttgaaaatatatatcacaTGGTATAATctaagtcattaaaaaaattatgtaaatgcctaaattataaaaagaggacataaacataattattattttaatgaacgaTTCtcagaaattattttgtatttaagtgagtaacagtaaaattattttgtgatttgTTGAAACAAATGTACATTAGAAAaagattttcttttttaaatttaaactctaACATGCGTAAATTGTAAAACATCAtgcaaaattcaaatttaagatctaatgttttatataattacctgaaatatctttaattttaatttctttggcTTGaggaaattttttttgtaatgacgAATGCAATATATTTTCACCACCTTTTAGAGTTGCTACTTTAGAGCTATCTGCATATTTTCTTAAAgcaatctataataaaaatataattttgaaatcgaTCATCATTGATAggaataatttaagtaattctATTTGACTTACACAAtttgtacttaataatttagCACTGTGTCTTgtaatttgaaacatttttcaagatttttttaaaataattaagtcaaGAATTTAACAATGAAACcagaacaatattttgtttaaaattcatatatttaaatactatacagataataaaataatttaacaatgcaatgccaaaatgtaaaaaagtgaaatttttaatatagtaaggTAATATGGTACTATTTAGTACTTAGTACTTGATCTGTGATTACTAGCTATTATCCagtatttaattcattatttgaaAGCTCGGGGGTACGATTTTAGATAATGACGGAACAAGATACATAGATAGtaagatttattattgaaattattctaAGACCGTCGTGGTAAGCTGATATAACTAGTATCACAGAATATACTCTGTGATATAAGGATATACGGCCATTGGTTGAACGTTATCAtagttatcaaatttaaaacgttGCTGACGTCTGtttgttaaataattctaattttttttttcaatatcaattTCGTTCCAATGTTCATTGTTATGAACATAAAGTATCAAAATGGCAGTCTGTCATCAAGATTATTGAGTATATTAAACGTAATTGtttgtgttttgtttttatctgCAATTCGCCAAACAAGAATTATGATTCCTATTTGCTGAATAACAGGTAAACCTTATACGACTGTTGTATGCTTGTTcagtttattcattatttagtcTGTACAATTGATGAGTCAATATCCTAGATCTTCCGGGGTTGACCAGCACACCTATTATGTAAATGTAGGTCTTGAACTAAATTCCAATTCTTATTCTATCGTCTGaggaattaataaataaaggtaGATCCTTTGGGTTACGCTAGTGGAATGTATGAATATTTCTTAAGTGATGATTAGGCTATTATTTTTGcttgttaaaattgtattggcctagaaatttttatggatttgctttaaaattataataaaacacaatataaatgtattatctatatttaatttaatcaaaatatatttgtagtatttactatttatcaatatctatataatttttatattgtaaagagcaatctgaatttttttattattattttatagtttgtattGTACATGTTTTGGAtatcaatattgattattttttaggaATACTATATTTGTATGATTTTCCTTTCTCtcagatattaaatattgtaatatctattaaaaagtACCCATTAGAAAACAAAAACGATTTTAGAACTTAATTTTCTTATCAAATTATTCTTTTATCTAGTACATCCATTTGATAGATAATTTTGttctaattattacaattaaataattattaggtatattttcaattttgaattcTGTTATACATTTGAGGAGTATTCagtaattttcaaacaaaaatttgttttatttttcattaagttATAGATGGTAAAAGATTTTATCTTTTTTCATCACTAGCTgatttatatatgttaatacttaatcatgtatattttattttactctatacgcaaataataaaaaacattaattttatataaggttaattattaaatgataccTACCCACCCAAATaagacataatttaaaatttcttgtacattaaaatataatataaaataacaataaaaaactgCACACTTACATCTAGCTGGGTCATAACAGATtgatatatataagtataattatagaaatatatttaatataaactgttattattagttaaccaatattaataatattttagcctTTAGGTTATAGACTATAGCTTTAATTTCATTCCAtcctattaaaacaaaatatataattggctataaaatatgtcaactGATATGGTATTGTAATTGtatgtttacataattttggttactttattttcttcaataattaCTAAGTACTAACTAAGTATTTAGTTTATCTATGAGTGATATTTCTAGgcataaatgtattgataaattatgttagtttattaaaaaaaaattaaaacttgtgAAACATTGTTGTGAAACTacctatgataaaatatgtagataaaataatatatgtatgttatatatatatatttttttataggtatattaatttaataattaatgaatttatttattatgagtcTATGAAAATTCTAGGATATTGTTTTCcatcaagttattaatattgttcaaaGTTCTGTTATtaggttaatttattttaaatttattgcataaaattagtttagaaaataatattatttaattaattgcatGGATTTCACAGTATATAAAATTtcagaattttatatttagctGATAACGTgttacaaaatatgataataaaaaattatatgtaataatattatttatttaatggtatGATAAATAGAAAAagagtatatattaaatagtagttgtttgtaaatgttttttaaataataaaaatattcaatattatttgctGAAGTCTTAACCATAAATAATGAAGAATAGAGTAAGAATCGTTGAACTAGTTATAACTtagtcaaattatatttaagtaataatacagATCTATATTGATAGATATTTCTAAATTAGTTGTAAAATGATCATGTTAATTTGTGAATTAGatttttagtacctacttatatatgtatgattCTGATGGTTATGTATATTAAGATTTTcatgatttgtttatttaattttataactaatcaGATTTTACACTTATTGTGATACAAGTATGTAATAAATAGTTTGTTTATagaataaagttattataaagACATGAAATGGAACATTTTGAAAGAGATGAATTGGACGATAGTGAAGAAGACACAGTGACAGATTATTCACAGATGAACACAGCAACAaatgatgtaaataatatagattcaaCTGATTTTGTGTTGAGAACAATGCCAAGCAGTACTCTAGTTCCTACAATCAGTGTTACACCTCATTCAGCAGCTGGGAAAAATTATCCAGTTCttggttattattttgaaattatacaaatattcaaaattcaattagttttatttattcaaatttatacatttttgcagAGGAAAATATACAACAACTGCATGAAATACACGAGGTCATACAACAAATGCGTGATTCTGCCACGTTAGGATTGACAcacgtaattaatatattttgttttcttatttcaaatgtaaatacagtaatatcatttttaatgttttagatgATACATTTTTGcggaataaacaatacattaagTTCGTCATGTCCATCATTAAGTAAACCTCATTATCAGTCTGAATTAGATACTTCCAGTCTTAACTCTTCTCCTACTCATACAGATTTATCTTCAACATTTGATTCAATTAGAAAACACAAAACTGGATATGTTAAACGtagtatgtttttaaattatgatcttattaaaatcctttaatttaattaactttatttttttgtcaagaAAACTCTTTCAATTGGTTTAGTATGGCAAAAAATCGTACAGAGTCCAAAGAAAATGAAATTGTTCGGAGAAGAAGTTGGGCAGCATTAGATGACTTAACAAAGAACCATATGCATAGTCTAAAAATTGTTAAACGACAAAAAAGGTATTAAAGAAGTaacaatcttattatttttcattactatAAAGTTATCTATTTTTAGTGCCAGCTTAAGTAGTATGGAATCTGAGACAGAAGATCCATTTACAGATAGCACAGCAAATTTATTAACTACTGACAGTACATCATTTCGTCGCCAGAAGTCGAATAAAAATGTTGGTCTAATTAGTCGCAGGTTTAGTGGAACTTCTTCTACCCACTCACTTAATGAGACTGACTATCaggtatgaaattaaaatgtaattatgtgttttattataaattaattttatcattacatGCTTTGTAGaatggttttaataaaacaatcgcAAAACGAGCTGTTGAATCTTGTTTATTACAAGCCAGACTTCCTTTACAAAAATCTGTTTCCACACCATCAATTATGGGTACACGTGACATTTTGAACAAagaaaatgtttcaaataatgATGTCAATAGTATTCCAatgtaagttatttatattctttttatttatttatttaattagcttatatttttatttttattttattttatagtttaagtaCCTGTATGTCAGTATTAGatgctttttattaaattaggcattttataatattattattgatcattttttactataaaattttcattatattttaaatattaaattatgtatagaatatatttatttttatgtaaataaaatacaaaccgcttgcaattttaattcaatttgtaGTAAAGTTGCGTTAGTACTTGACTGAAAACATTCTTGAATTGAATTTAAGTATTTGACTTTTCCaatgaagtatttttatttaattacacttaaatacaatttaacaaagcaaaaaatataaacttctaatttattaacaagTGAGTGATACTAACATTTCATCaagtaacttttttttctagttaaagtgaataattttttctattgcattaaaatattttagtaaaattaatatttatagtaaatattaaaaacaaatttaaaatttttacttgaaATCCTTTAGTGAATAGTGAgtaccatttaaaaataaatggtgtAAACATAATActctattgatttaaattattatttatataataataattgtttaattacttTATCACAGTTTGCACGTATATTGctttatttcaaatgtatagttattactatttttatttttattaaagtaaatacaaaaatcCTACCCACCATAGAGGTCGTCCTAGTGGTACAGAAGACAGTGAGACTGAAGAAGAAACATT
This genomic window contains:
- the LOC132919874 gene encoding bolA-like protein 3, which translates into the protein MFQITRHSAKLLSTNCIALRKYADSSKVATLKGGENILHSSLQKKFPQAKEIKIKDISGGCGAIFEVFISTTEFKGMSMVKQHQLINEVLKDQIKAMHGIRIHTEIPVEDNK